In one window of Macadamia integrifolia cultivar HAES 741 chromosome 2, SCU_Mint_v3, whole genome shotgun sequence DNA:
- the LOC122088401 gene encoding WUSCHEL-related homeobox 8-like: MMEWEKQDQRQQQQQQQENGGALYVKVMTDEQMELLRRQISVYATICEQLVDMHKTITSQQDLPGMRLGNLYCDPLMSSSGHKITARQRWTPTPLQLQILERIFDQGIGTPSKQKIKEITSELTQHGQISETNVYNWFQNRRARSKRKQLGPAANIPESEVETEVESPKEKKAKPEDIHSHENPNPISEDPSFQSPEISSELHAFDPHPNKDESTFLSDGSSKSQGSLGHISFYDSLLSNPRIDHLMGKMEMPGVFNPYQQGEDYNLIG, from the exons ATGATGGAGTGGGAAAAACAAGATCAGcggcagcaacaacaacaacagcaggaAAATGGAGGCGCCTTGTACGTGAAGGTCATGACAGACGAGCAGATGGAACTTCTTCGACGCCAAATCTCTGTCTATGCCACCATTTGTGAGCAGCTTGTGGATATGCACAAAACCATTACTTCCCAACAAGATCTCCCAg GAATGAGGCTTGGAAATCTATACTGTGATCCCTTAATGTCGTCTTCTGGCCACAAGATCACTGCCAGACAGCGATGGACCCCAACTCCACTGCAGCTGCAAATTCTCGAGCGCATCTTTGATCAAGGCATTGGGACTCCAAGCAAACAGAAGATCAAAGAGATTACTTCTGAGCTGACACAACATGGCCAAATCTCTGAAACAAATGTTTATAACTGGTTCCAGAACAGGCGGGCTCGATCAAAAAGGAAGCAATTGGGACCAGCAGCAAATATCCCAGAATCAGAAGTAGAGACAGAGGTTGAGTCTCCgaaggaaaagaaagcaaaacctGAGGACATCCATTCACATGAGAACCCAAATCCCATATCTGAGGATCCATCCTTCCAAAGTCCTGAGATAAGCTCTGAGCTTCATGCCTTTGATCCACACCCCAACAAGGATGAGTCCACGTTTCTGTCAGATGGTAGCTCAAAATCTCAAGGGAGTTTAGGCCACATATCTTTCTATGATAGTCTGCTATCAAATCCAA GAATTGACCACCTGATGGGGAAAATGGAAATGCCAGGAGTATTTAATCCTTACCAGCAGGGAGAAGACTATAACTTGATTGGATGA